A genomic region of Kluyveromyces marxianus DMKU3-1042 DNA, complete genome, chromosome 5 contains the following coding sequences:
- the PAR32 gene encoding Par32p, whose translation MGEYRVSTGRGGAGNVITSHEKPAPKVVAQGSPVPNIISPVYSTGRGGAGNMRRNVDPVITRTAQDVDDGDEDIIDVISSNKSGGIQKVKSRRHSDVPKNVSIGRGGAGNMLSPKTSSKKVKKQGQPQAQGQGQPQPQAHGSDDLHRSKSGLFTKLKSIFK comes from the coding sequence ATGGGCGAGTACAGAGTTAGCACCGGAAGAGGTGGAGCAGGAAACGTGATCACATCGCATGAGAAACCAGCACCAAAAGTGGTGGCCCAGGGGTCGCCAGTGCCTAATATCATCTCGCCAGTGTATTCTACGGGCCGTGGGGGCGCGGGAAATATGAGACGCAACGTCGATCCGGTAATAACACGCACAGCGCAGGATGTGGACGATGGAGACGAAGATATCATCGATGTGATTTCGTCGAACAAGTCGGGCGGGATCCAGAAAGTGAAGTCAAGACGCCATTCTGACGTGCCCAAGAATGTTTCCATCGGTCGTGGCGGGGCTGGGAATATGTTGAGTCCCAAGACGTCGTCGAAAAAGGTCAAGAAGCAAGGACAGCCGCAGGCACAGGGTCAGGGACAGCCGCAGCCGCAAGCACACGGTTCTGATGATCTCCACCGCAGCAAGAGCGGTCTATTCACGAAATTGAAGTCGATCTTCAAGTAA
- the GLT1 gene encoding glutamate synthase (NADH), producing the protein MISSGKYDPLEESYEGGCSLDERPLSSKTHVYKSWANVIPDKQGLYDPEFERDACGVGFVANIKGESSHKIVSDARFLLCNMTHRGAVSSDGNGDGAGILTGIPHEFMKREFKLDVGIDVPEQFQYAVGNVFFKKDSPEALEGSKRTFEQLAESLELKVLGWRSVPHDSSILGAVALSREPEILQPVVVLKELADSPSLSKEEFSSKYETRFKTQLYILRKQASTSIGLQNWFYVCSLNNNTIVYKGQLTPAQVYNYYHDLTNAHFKSHMALVHSRFSTNTFPSWDRAQPLRWLAHNGEINTLRGNKNWMRAREGVMASKVFGEQLDKLYPIVEEGGSDSAALDNVLELLMMNGVLSLPEAIMLMVPEAYHKDMDSDLKAWFDWASCLMEPWDGPALLTFTDGRYTGATLDRNGLRPCRYYITSDDRVICGSEVGVIPVDNSLVIQKGKLKPGDMLLVDTELGRMVDTKKLKQQFAKRQDFKSWLSKVIKVDDLLEKTSKYIPPALVSDSDLKVQADPRLLALGYTYEQVSMILVPMALGGKEALGSMGNDAPLACLNEDPVLVYDYFRQLFAQVTNPPIDPIREANVMSLECFVGPQGNLLEMHPSQCDRLLLKSPILHWDEFEALKNIEKAHPSWQTANIDITFPKEEGLLGYTATIDRITQEASDAIDQGKKILFISDRQLSASRVPISSLIAVGAIHHHLVRNKQRSQVALILETGEAREVHHFCVLLGYGCDGIFPYLAMETLVKMNREGLVRNVDNDDSSIDDRTLLENYKHAVDGGIFKVMSKMGISTLASYKGAQIFEALGIDNSVVDLCFAGTASRIRGVTFEYLAQDSFSMHERGFPSRFTIQKSVNLPESGEYHWRDGGYKHINDPTAIASLQDSVRNKNEDAWEMYVRKEMEAIRDCTLRGLLELDYEESDAIPLEQVEPWTEIARRFATGAMSYGSISMEAHSTLAIAMNRLGAKSNCGEGGEDAERSIVAPNGDTMRSAIKQVASARFGVTSFYLSDADEIQIKIAQGAKPGEGGELPAHKVSKDIAKTRHSTPYVGLISPPPHHDIYSIEDLKQLIYDLKCSNPRAGISVKLVSEVGVGIVASGVAKAKADHILVSGHDGGTGASRWTGIKYAGLPWELGLAETHQTLVLNDLRGNVVVQTDGQLRTGFDIAVAILLGAESFTLATVPLIAMGCIMLRKCHLNACAVGIATQDPVLRSKFKGQPEHVINFFYYLIQDLRKIMAKLGFRTVDEMVGHSEKLKKRDDVKTKALNIDLSPILTPAHVIRPGVATKFTKKQDHKLHTRLDNKLIDEAEITLDKGLPVNIDANIINTDRALGSTLSYRVSKRFGENGLPQDTVVVNINGSAGQSFGAFLASGLTFILDGDANDYVGKGMSGGRLIIRPPKDSKFKSDENVIVGNTCFYGATSGYAFISGCAGERFAVRNSGATVVVERIKGNNAFEYMTGGRAVVLSQMESLNAFSGATGGIAYCLTSDYDDFVGKINHDTIELESLTDPVEIAFVKNLIQEHYNYTKSELAKRILGNFNHYLKNFVKVIPTDYKKVLENEAKEKIKLKRENTEEFLKKLNSSRDTSLDATNGEVDLIKPNKPVSHKSTLNEPKVLDLEDSIQDATNLKNAEKKIEKIRGFMKYKLKHEKYRNAQSRTSDWKELSTAITKKQAKEQTARCMDCGVPFCTSDTGCPISNVIPKFNELVFKNQWKLALDKLLETNNFPEFTGRVCPAPCQGACTLGIIDDPVGIKSVERLIIDNAFKEGWIKPCPPEVRTGKVVAVIGSGPAGLACADQLNRAGHTVVVYERADRCGGLLMYGIPNMKLDKSIVQRRLDLLAAEGIQFVTNTEIGKDISVQELKSKFDAVVYTVGSTIPRDLRIPGRELKNIDFAMTLLKKNTKALLDNDLETVKEQIKGKKVIVIGGGDTGNDCLGTSVRHGAASVLNFELLPQPPSERSKDNPWPQWPRIMRIDYGHAEVKEHYGRDPREYCILSKEFIGNEEGEVKAIKTVRVEWKKSQSGVWQMVDVPGSEEIFEADIVLLSMGFVGPEVIDDPSFVKSKRGTITTLSDSSYSVDGDKVFAAGDCRRGQSLIVWAIQEGRKCATAIDTFLMGSTNLPGNGGIVKRDYRLLEELASTI; encoded by the coding sequence ATGATTTCTTCGGGGAAGTATGATCCTTTGGAAGAATCTTATGAGGGCGGTTGCTCTCTAGACGAGAGGCCATTGTCGTCTAAGACACATGTTTACAAGTCATGGGCGAATGTTATTCCGGATAAGCAGGGTTTGTACGATCCTGAGTTTGAGCGCGATGCTTGTGGTGTTGGGTTTGTAGCTAATATCAAGGGTGAGTCGTCGCACAAGATTGTTTCTGATGCGCGGTTCTTGCTTTGTAACATGACTCATCGTGGTGCGGTGTCATCGGACGGAAATGGTGACGGTGCTGGTATTCTTACAGGGATTCCCCACGAGTTTATGAAGCGTGAGTTCAAGCTAGACGTTGGGATTGATGTTCCGGAGCAGTTCCAGTATGCAGTTGGtaatgttttcttcaagaaggaCTCTCCAGAGGCGCTAGAGGGGTCCAAGCGTACTTTTGAGCAGTTGGCGGAAAGTTTGGAGTTGAAGGTGTTGGGATGGAGGTCTGTGCCACACGATTCTTCTATTCTAGGGGCCGTGGCGTTGTCCAGAGAGCCAGAGATCCTGCAGCCCGTGGTGGTGTTGAAGGAGTTGGCTGATTCGCCATCGCTGTCGAAGGAGGAGTTCAGCAGCAAGTACGAAACGCGGTTCAAGACGCAGTTGTACATTCTCAGAAAACAAGCATCTACCTCGATTGGGCTACAGAACTGGTTCTACGTGTGTTCCTTGAATAACAATACAATCGTGTACAAGGGTCAGTTGACCCCAGCCCAGGTGTACAACTACTACCACGACTTGACCAACGCGCACTTCAAGTCGCACATGGCGTTGGTCCACTCGCGGTTCTCCACAAACACTTTCCCATCGTGGGACCGTGCCCAGCCCTTGCGTTGGTTGGCCCACAACGGTGAAATTAACACTTTAAGGGGTAACAAGAACTGGATGAGAGCCAGGGAAGGTGTCATGGCATCCAAGGTCTTTGGCGAACAATTGGACAAATTGTACCCAATTGTCGAAGAAGGTGGTTCCGATTCCGCAGCCTTAGATAACGTCCTCGAActattgatgatgaacGGTGTGCTATCGTTGCCCGAAGCCATCATGCTGATGGTCCCAGAAGCGTACCACAAGGACATGGACTCCGATCTAAAAGCATGGTTCGACTGGGCCTCCTGTCTCATGGAACCATGGGACGGGCCAGCTTTGTTGACCTTCACCGACGGCCGTTACACCGGTGCCACTTTGGACAGAAATGGGTTGAGACCATGCCGTTACTACATCACCTCCGATGACCGTGTCATTTGTGGTAGTGAAGTCGGTGTCATTCCAGTTGACAACTCATTGGTCATCCAAAAGGGTAAGCTAAAGCCAGGTGACATGTTGTTGGTGGACACCGAGCTCGGTCGCATGGTGGACACCAAAAAGCTAAAGCAACAGTTCGCCAAGAGACAAGATTTCAAGTCGTGGCTCTCTAAAGTCATCAAGGTAGACGATCTACTAGAAAAAACCTCAAAATACATACCACCAGCTTTGGTCTCGGACTCGGACTTGAAAGTCCAAGCTGATCCTCGACTATTGGCCCTTGGTTACACATACGAACAGGTTTCAATGATTCTTGTACCAATGGCCCTCGGGGGCAAAGAAGCATTGGGTTCTATGGGTAATGACGCCCCACTCGCATGCTTGAACGAGGACCCAGTGCTCGTGTATGATTACTTTAGACAATTATTCGCACAAGTGACAAACCCTCCAATCGATCCAATTCGTGAAGCAAACGTTATGTCCTTGGAGTGTTTCGTCGGTCCTCAAGGTAACCTATTGGAAATGCATCCATCCCAATGTGACCGTTTGCTCTTGAAATCTCCAATCTTGCACTGGGACGAGTTTGAAGCCTTGAAGAACATTGAAAAGGCTCATCCTTCTTGGCAAACAGCTAACATAGACATCACTTTCCCAAAGGAGGAAGGTCTATTGGGTTACACAGCAACCATCGATAGAATCACTCAAGAGGCTTCTGATGCCATCGACCAAGGTAAAAAGATCTTGTTTATCAGTGACAGACAGTTGTCTGCTAGCCGTGTTCcaatctcttctttgattgCCGTTGGTGCCATCCATCACCATCTTGTTCGTAACAAGCAACGTTCTCAAGTCGCTCTAATCTTGGAAACAGGTGAAGCTCGTGAAGTTCACCATTTCTGTGTACTATTGGGTTACGGTTGTGACGGTATCTTCCCATACTTGGCTATGGAAACTTTGGTCAAAATGAACCGTGAAGGCTTGGTCCGTAACGTTGACAACGATGACTCTTCCATCGACGACAGAACTTTGCTAGAAAACTATAAGCATGCCGTTGACGGTGGTATCTTCAAGGTCATGTCAAAGATGGGTATCTCCACTCTTGCATCTTATAAGGGTGCTCAGATCTTTGAAGCTCTAGGTATCGATAACTCCGTTGTCGATCTATGTTTCGCAGGTACTGCTTCAAGAATCAGAGGTGTTACTTTTGAGTACTTGGCTCAGGACTCGTTTTCCATGCACGAACGTGGTTTCCCTTCAAGATTTACCATCCAAAAATCAGTAAACTTGCCAGAATCGGGTGAATACCACTGGAGGGATGGTGGTTACAAGCACATTAATGACCCAACCGCTATTGCATCATTGCAGGACTCTGTTAGAAACAAGAACGAGGATGCTTGGGAGATGTACGTTAGAAAGGAAATGGAAGCCATCAGAGATTGTACTCTAAGAGGTCTACTAGAATTGGACTACGAGGAGTCTGATGCAATTCCATTGGAACAAGTTGAACCATGGACCGAGATTGCAAGAAGATTCGCCACTGGTGCCATGTCCTATGGTTCCATCTCCATGGAAGCTCACTCTACTTTGGCCATTGCCATGAACCGTTTGGGTGCTAAGTCAAACTGTGGTGAAGGTGGTGAAGATGCCGAGAGATCCATTGTTGCTCCAAACGGTGACACCATGAGATCTGCAATCAAACAAGTTGCATCTGCTCGTTTCGGTGTTACATCGTTCTATCTATCCGATGCTGACGAAATTCAAATCAAGATTGCACAAGGTGCTAAGCCAGGTGAAGGTGGTGAACTTCCAGCTCACAAGGTGTCCAAAGACATTGCTAAGACCAGACATTCTACACCATATGTTGGTTTGATTTCCCCACCTCCTCATCACGATATTTATTCTATTGAAGATTTGAAGCAGTTGATTTACGACTTGAAATGTTCAAACCCAAGAGCAGGTATTTCTGTCAAATTAGTGTCTGAAGTTGGTGTTGGTATCGTTGCATCCGGTGTTGCCAAGGCTAAGGCAGACCACATCTTGGTCTCTGGTCATGATGGTGGTACTGGTGCTTCTAGATGGACCGGTATCAAGTACGCTGGTTTGCCATGGGAACTTGGTTTGGCCGAAACCCATCAAACTTTGGTTTTGAATGACTTGAGAGGTAACGTTGTTGTTCAAACTGACGGTCAATTAAGAACTGGTTTCGATATTGCCGTCGCCATTTTGTTGGGTGCCGAATCCTTCACTCTAGCTACTGTCCCATTGATTGCCATGGGTTGTATCATGCTAAGAAAATGTCATTTGAATGCATGTGCTGTTGGTATTGCCACCCAAGACCCAGTCTTGAGAAGTAAATTCAAGGGTCAACCAGAACATGtcatcaatttcttctacTACTTGATCCAAGATTTGAGAAAGATCATGGCCAAGTTGGGTTTCAGAACTGTTGACGAGATGGTGGGTCACTCcgaaaaattgaagaagagagacGATGTTAAGACTAAGGCATTGAACATCGATTTATCCCCAATCTTGACCCCAGCACATGTCATCAGACCTGGTGTTGCTACCAAGTTCACCAAGAAGCAGGATCACAAGTTGCACACAAGATTAGATAACAAGTTGATCGATGAAGCCGAGATAACTTTGGATAAGGGTTTGCCGGTTAACATTGATGCAAACATCATCAATACTGACCGTGCTCTTGGTTCTACTCTTTCTTACAGAGTCTCCAAGAGATTCGGTGAGAACGGTTTGCCACAGGATACTGTTGTTGTTAACATCAATGGTTCCGCTGGTCAATCTTTCGGTGCATTCTTGGCTTCTGGTTTAACATTCATTTTGGATGGTGATGCCAACGATTATGTCGGAAAAGGTATGTCTGGTGGTAGATTGATTATCAGACCACCAAAGGACTCTAAGTTCAAGTCTGACGAGAACGTCATTGTCGGTAACACTTGTTTCTACGGTGCAACTTCGGGTTATGCTTTCATTTCCGGTTGTGCTGGTGAACGTTTCGCTGTTCGTAATTCTGGTGCTACTGTGGTCGTTGAAAGAATCAAGGGTAACAATGCCTTTGAATATATGACTGGTGGTAGAGCTGTTGTTTTATCCCAAATGGAATCATTGAATGCCTTCTCTGGTGCCACTGGTGGTATTGCATACTGTCTCACCTCCGACTACGATGATTTCGTGGGTAAGATCAACCACGACACTATTGAATTAGAATCATTGACCGACCCTGTCGAAATTGCATTTGTCAAGAACTTGATTCAAGAACATTACAACTACACCAAGTCTGAATTGGCCAAGAGAATCTTGGGTAACTTTAACCACtacttgaagaactttgtgAAGGTTATTCCTACCGATTACAAGAAGGTCTTGGAGAACGAGGCAAAGGAGAAGATCAAGCTCAAGAGAGAAAACACTGaagaatttttgaagaagttgaacaGCTCTAGAGACACTTCCTTGGATGCTACTAATGGTGAAGTTGACTTAATCAAGCCAAACAAACCTGTCTCCCATAAATCTACTTTGAATGAACCAAAGGTTCTAGATTTAGAAGATTCAATTCAAGATGCCACTAACTTGAAGAAtgcagaaaagaagattgagAAAATCCGTGGTTTCATGAAGTACAAGTTGAAGCATGAGAAATACAGAAACGCACAAAGCAGAACCAGTGACTGGAAGGAACTCAGTACCGCTATCACCAAGAAGCAAGCTAAGGAACAAACAGCCAGATGTATGGACTGTGGTGTTCCATTTTGTACTTCTGATACCGGTTGTCCAATTTCTAATGTTATTCCAAAGTTCAACGAACTTGTGTTTAAGAACCAATGGAAGCTTGCTTTGGACAAATTGTTGGAGACTAACAACTTCCCAGAATTCACTGGTAGAGTTTGTCCTGCTCCATGTCAAGGTGCTTGTACCTTAGGAATCATCGACGATCCAGTTGGTATCAAGTCTGTTGAAAGGTTGATTATCGACAATGCTTTCAAGGAGGGCTGGATTAAGCCATGTCCACCTGAGGTGAGAACCGGTAAGGTTGTTGCTGTTATTGGTTCCGGTCCAGCTGGTTTAGCATGTGCTGACCAATTGAACCGTGCTGGTCATACTGTTGTAGTTTACGAAAGAGCTGACCGTTGCGGTGGTTTGCTAATGTACGGTATTCCTAACATGAAGCTAGACAAGTCTATTGTTCAAAGACGTCTAGATCTTTTGGCTGCGGAAGGTATTCAATTCGTTACCAACACTGAGATCGGTAAGGATATTAGTGTTCAAGAGTTGAAGAGCAAGTTCGATGCTGTTGTGTACACTGTTGGTTCTACCATTCCAAGAGACCTCAGAATTCCAGGCCGtgaattgaagaacatTGACTTTGCTATgacattgttgaagaagaacaccAAGGCCTTGTTGGACAACGATTTAGAGACCGTTAAGGAACAAATCAAGGGCAAGAAGGTTATTGtcattggtggtggtgataCAGGTAACGATTGTTTGGGTACATCTGTCAGACACGGTGCTGCATCTGTGCTAAACTTTGAGTTGCTACCACAACCACCAAGTGAGCGTTCCAAGGACAATCCATGGCCACAATGGCCACGTATCATGAGAATTGACTACGGTCATGCGGAAGTGAAGGAGCATTACGGTAGAGATCCTCGTGAATACTGTATTCTATCCAAGGAGTTCATTGGTAACGAAGAAGGAGAGGTGAAGGCGATCAAGACTGTTCGTGTTGAATGGAAGAAATCGCAATCAGGCGTTTGGCAGATGGTGGATGTTCCAGGATCTGAAGAGATCTTTGAAGCTGACATTGTTTTGTTATCTATGGGTTTTGTTGGTCCAGAGGTTATCGACGATCCATCATTTGTGAAGTCTAAGAGAGGTACTATCACGACGCTATCGGATTCCTCGTACTCCGTTGACGGAGACAAGGTGTTTGCTGCTGGTGACTGTAGAAGAGGTCAATCTTTGATTGTTTGGGCCATCCAAGAAGGTAGAAAGTGTGCTACTGCGATTGACACTTTCTTGATGGGTTCTACGAACCTTCCAGGCAACGGTGGTATTGTCAAGCGTGACTATAGACTTTTGGAAGAACTAGCCTCTACCATCTGA
- the UGA3 gene encoding Uga3p, whose translation MGSVVAHEQHQHRRKRSKKGCLTCKVRKKGCSEDRPVCKDCARLKLECVYPDNLSKDQIRGAKVRLQTVLKKKNLRALLMSNDDARDGTMPGFVADVDAGVSDVDVSEAQVQVVPRLSEMSPSMLDMVLNDFCVGDNSSTEAAMSPVFSPLDKDQDENTMVVVNSGTHSHAGLGSASDSPEREDQLFKQYTQTNSNAIISSSSHTNPYMSQPLTEPLLQQLDATGIHLYNYYRDHLAQVICIAPARQNFYLQCFLPMAHKHRGILYGILAWSAHHLSISQAAPALDEGSSTRLIMDKDSHFSKLANNYTLGSLQCLNEPQQQQQQKDSPSFLYSLAQILVLCGAEICQGDVNRWQILLKTAAKLIKEHIGGTDLISLLKSDNHSGFDAIDLMTRNWLLANFIYHDIMGSQTTKFPMVQYERLLLSSSGSFTDWSLQVDSLHGLNRPIFKVLGETTNLIRQMKAEKINLYSSNFKAIMFNALDLNQQLLNMAPDEQGLALLAHSTDEIDYRELSKHLFEIFRLSALIHLKTNVLKVENNTFEVSFYTKTLLSKLDLVLGTKLESSLCFPMFICGINCLEHDREIIENKFIRYISTYKCRNVVRAHDIMHSVWKMDDEGESIGSSGIRERDWIDICDDMGWDISFA comes from the coding sequence ATGGGGTCAGTTGTTGCCCATGaacaacaccaacaccgTCGAAAACGCTCAAAGAAAGGATGTCTTACGTGCAAAGTGCGCAAGAAAGGTTGTTCGGAAGATCGACCAGTGTGCAAGGACTGTGCGCGTCTCAAGCTCGAGTGTGTGTATCCGGATAACTTGAGCAAGGATCAGATTAGAGGGGCGAAGGTCCGGTTGCAGACTgtgttgaaaaagaagaacttgcGGGCACTTTTGATGAGCAATGATGATGCCCGGGACGGGACGATGCCTGGGTTCGTAGCTGATGTTGATGCTGGTGTTtctgatgttgatgtttcTGAGGCGCAGGTGCAGGTTGTGCCCAGGCTGTCGGAAATGAGTCCATCCATGCTGGACATGGTGCTGAACGATTTCTGTGTTGGCGACAACAGTAGCACCGAGGCAGCGATGTCGCCTGTATTCAGCCCGTTGGATAAGGACCAGGATGAAAATACAATGGTTGTTGTCAATTCAGGTACACATTCACATGCGGGCTTGGGAAGTGCCTCTGACTCGCCAGAACGGGAAGATCAGCTGTTCAAGCAGTATACACAAACCAACTCAAATGCAAtcatatcatcatcatcgcACACAAATCCGTACATGTCCCAGCCGTTGACGGAACCACTGCTCCAACAATTGGATGCCACAGGTATTCATCTCTACAACTACTACAGAGACCACTTGGCTCAGGTGATTTGTATCGCGCCAGCAAGACAGAACTTCTATTTGCAATGCTTCCTCCCGATGGCGCACAAGCATAGAGGGATCCTGTATGGGATTCTCGCATGGTCCGCCCACCACTTATCCATCTCGCAAGCTGCGCCTGCACTAGATGAGGGTTCTTCCACAAGGCTGATCATGGACAAAGACTCGCATTTCTCAAAATTGGCAAATAACTACACGCTTGGGTCCTTGCAATGTTTAAACGAAccacagcagcagcagcagcaaaagGACTCTCCGTCGTTCCTATACTCTCTAGCCCAGATCCTAGTGCTCTGTGGTGCCGAGATCTGTCAGGGCGATGTGAATAGGTGGCAGATTCTATTGAAAACCGCAGCAAAACTGATAAAGGAACACATCGGCGGTACGGACTTAATCTCTCTCCTGAAAAGTGATAACCACTCGGGTTTCGACGCCATAGATCTGATGACGAGGAATTGGCTACTGGCAAACTTTATATACCACGATATAATGGGTTCGCAAACAACGAAATTCCCCATGGTCCAATATGAACGTTTGTTACTATCGTCTAGCGGTAGTTTCACAGACTGGAGTTTACAGGTGGACTCTTTACACGGATTGAACAGACCCATATTTAAAGTTCTAGGAGAAACTACAAACCTGATCCGACAGATGAAAgcagaaaagatcaacttATATTCAAGTAATTTTAAGGCTATTATGTTCAATGCTCTAGATTTGAACCAACAGCTTCTGAATATGGCCCCAGATGAACAAGGGCTAGCATTGTTGGCCCACTCTACGGATGAAATTGACTATAGAGAGTTGTCGAAACATTTATTCGAGATATTTAGGCTGTCTGCCCTCATTCACTTAAAGACCAACGTCCTTAAGGTGGAAAACAACACGTTTGAGGTAAGCTTTTACACAAAAACCTTACTATCAAAACTTGACCTTGTACTAGGCACCAAGCTGGAATCATCGCTTTGTTTCCCGATGTTCATATGTGGTATAAATTGTTTGGAACACGATAGAGAAATCATAGAGAATAAATTTATACGATATATCAGCACCTACAAGTGTCGAAATGTGGTACGCGCTCATGACATCATGCATAGTGTGTGGAAGATGGACGATGAAGGAGAGTCAATAGGATCGTCTGGTATACGCGAGCGTGACTGGATCGATATCTGTGACGATATGGGTTGGGATATTAGTTTTGCATAA
- the HCR1 gene encoding translation initiation factor eIF3 core subunit j → MSWDDEDFEVPSAAKEKPVLDSWDDEFAEQDNDEPVLESWDDDETEKKPKPAAAKPKPAAPSKKKTDPSKKVLLEIDTLDEKTRKELLKKAEVESDLNNAADLFGGLGVAEEHPRARAERERQQLEALSKPAALTKDTPIESHPLFQNLETKKDYQNLRKALATAITSTSSNSLLNYSGGLAIDLIRDISKPMAIENIRQTVATLNVLIKEKEREERQARLARVKGGTATGGAGKKKAKAARANLGGAFKKDNDIDMGNSNFDDFGDDDFM, encoded by the coding sequence ATGTCTTGGGACGAcgaagattttgaagtGCCTTCCGCAGCAAAGGAGAAGCCAGTGTTGGATTCTTGGGACGATGAGTTCGCTGAACAAGACAACGATGAACCAGTGCTAGAATCCTGGGACGACGACGAAACTGAGAAAAAACCCAAGCCTGCCGCAGCCAAGCCTAAGCCAGCAGCACcatccaagaaaaaaacagacCCTTCTAAGAAGGTTCTGCTCGAAATCGACACGCTAGACGAGAAAACTAGAaaagaattgttgaagaaagcCGAGGTTGAGTCGGACTTGAACAACGCAGCAGACCTTTTCGGCGGCCTAGGAGTCGCCGAGGAACACCCTAGGGCCCGTGCCGAAAGGGAAAGACAACAGCTGGAGGCGCTTTCGAAGCCTGCTGCCCTCACAAAGGACACCCCAATCGAATCGCATCCATTGTTCCAAAACTTGGAGACCAAGAAGGACTACCAGAACCTCAGAAAGGCATTGGCCACCGCTATCACAAGCACAAGCAGCAACTCGCTCTTGAACTACTCCGGTGGACTAGCCATCGACTTGATCAGAGACATCTCCAAGCCAATGGCCATCGAGAACATCAGACAGACCGTTGCAACGTTGAACGTCTTGatcaaggaaaaggaaagagaagagagacAGGCCCGTTTGGCGCGTGTCAAGGGTGGTACTGCCACCGGTGGTGCaggtaagaagaaggccaagGCTGCTAGAGCTAACCTTGGTGGtgctttcaagaaagacaaCGACATCGACATGGGAAACAGCAACTTTGACGATTTCGGAGATGACGACTTCATGTAG
- the NCW2 gene encoding Ncw2p (General function prediction only) translates to MKNVFFPLTTLFLLQVANGAVLGSLDDDAQSKKDTKEKSTQTQTTIAPTSPVISEISTQVTSPITSPAVSLLTSETTSQKTSVVESTSIPTAASSKLTSPTSALTPTQSTSTRNYDEPLTTLTTTNSAGETITSKIWWLPSTTFETSKTTTGSTASSSSSSSSSTHNSSHSLYSNGTNGAPATFPKHIIYLAAIALI, encoded by the coding sequence ATGAAGAACGTCTTTTTCCCATTAACTACACTATTTCTATTACAAGTCGCTAATGGAGCAGTCCTTGGATCATTGGATGACGATGCCCAGTCAAAAAAAGACACCAAGGAAAAATCTActcaaacacaaacaacTATTGCTCCTACAAGCCCTGTTATCAGCGAGATTTCAACCCAAGTGACGAGTCCGATAACTAGCCCTGCAGTAAGTCTATTGACCAGTGAGACAACCAGCCAAAAAACCAGTGTTGTAGAAAGTACTTCCATACCTACCGCAGCAAGCAGCAAATTAACAAGTCCTACCTCCGCACTAACGCCGACTCAGTCTACATCTACAAGAAACTATGACGAGCCTCTCACAACTCTCACAACTACAAACTCAGCTGGAGAAACAATCACATCAAAGATCTGGTGGCTACCATCCACTACGTttgaaacttcaaaaacaacCACTGGATCCACTGCCTCCtcgtcctcttcttcttcttcatcaactcATAACTCATCCCATTCTCTATACTCAAACGGCACCAATGGAGCTCCAGCTACCTTTCCAAAACACATTATATATCTCGCGGCAATTGCCCTGATATAA
- the UPS1 gene encoding Ups1p produces the protein MVLWHNNSHTFGRSFDTVTIAFFNRYPNPYASHVLSIDTLSRHVDEEGKLVSTRLIKKMGKLPNWVKPFLGKITESWIIEHSVVDTKKGVMLTYTRNLDHTKIIKVEEYQRFEKDGDNTQVKSMVKFSSGFGIGIRNRIESWSHQKFDENIKKSRQGMAFVMERLELSRMNKTPN, from the coding sequence ATGGTTCTTTGGCATAATAACTCGCATACATTTGGCAGATCTTTTGATACTGTGACTATAGCCTTTTTCAATCGGTATCCTAACCCCTATGCCTCACATGTATTAAGTATTGATACGCTTTCGAGGCATGTGGATGAGGAAGGGAAGCTTGTTTCTACAAGgttgatcaagaagatgggGAAGCTGCCCAATTGGGTGAAGCCTTTTCTAGGGAAGATTACAGAGTCGTGGATCATCGAGCATTCGGTGGTCGATACGAAGAAGGGAGTCATGCTCACTTATACGAGGAATTTGGACCACACAAAGATCATCAAGGTGGAGGAGTATCAACGCTTTGAGAAGGATGGTGATAATACGCAGGTGAAGTCTATGGTGAAGTTCAGTAGCGGGTTTGGGATTGGAATTCGGAACAGGATTGAGAGCTGGTCCCATCAGAAGTTCGATGAGAACATCAAGAAAAGTAGGCAAGGTATGGCTTTCGTTATGGAGAGACTTGAACTATCACGAATGAACAAAACACCTAACTAG